One part of the Actinomyces howellii genome encodes these proteins:
- a CDS encoding ion transporter, giving the protein MSTKIASRRESLDAWVHSARVQNVIMAVILVNSITIGAETVVDHGSRAYTVLFVLDHIALAVFIVEISVKLVAIGPVRFFSRGWNVFDFIVVAIALVPGAGPLSVLRTLRVMRLLRVIKFMPSLRRVVESLLLSLPGISAIALLMAMIFYVSAVMSTAMFGEQFPEWFGTLGRSLYTLFQIMTLEGWSDGIVRPVMEQSPWSWVFFIPFILVSAFTMLNLFVAVIVDTMSNLAPVGPQSAGSTAHLSAEPAADPAADPDAGPAADPASAPTSDPAPGPRTETTPSGAVEAELLAEVRTLREEIAALRASLTAAP; this is encoded by the coding sequence GTGAGCACGAAGATCGCCTCACGGCGCGAGAGCCTGGACGCATGGGTCCACTCCGCCCGGGTGCAGAACGTCATCATGGCGGTCATCCTCGTCAACTCGATCACCATCGGCGCCGAGACGGTCGTCGACCACGGTTCGCGCGCGTACACCGTCCTGTTCGTCCTCGACCACATCGCCCTGGCGGTGTTCATCGTCGAGATCTCCGTCAAGCTCGTGGCCATCGGACCGGTCCGCTTCTTCTCCCGAGGCTGGAACGTCTTCGACTTCATCGTCGTGGCCATCGCCCTGGTCCCCGGGGCCGGCCCCCTGTCGGTGCTGCGGACCCTGCGGGTCATGCGGCTGCTGCGGGTCATCAAGTTCATGCCGAGCCTGCGGCGGGTCGTCGAGTCCCTCTTGCTGTCCCTGCCGGGCATCAGCGCCATCGCGCTGCTCATGGCCATGATCTTCTACGTCTCGGCCGTCATGTCGACCGCCATGTTCGGTGAGCAGTTCCCCGAGTGGTTCGGCACCCTGGGGCGTTCTCTGTACACCTTGTTCCAGATCATGACCCTCGAGGGCTGGTCCGACGGCATCGTCCGCCCGGTCATGGAGCAGTCACCCTGGTCCTGGGTGTTCTTCATCCCCTTCATCCTCGTGTCGGCCTTCACGATGCTCAACCTGTTCGTCGCGGTCATCGTCGACACGATGAGCAACCTCGCGCCCGTCGGCCCCCAGAGCGCCGGCTCGACCGCCCACCTCAGCGCCGAGCCCGCCGCAGACCCCGCCGCAGACCCCGACGCCGGCCCCGCCGCCGACCCCGCCTCCGCACCGACCTCGGACCCCGCCCCCGGCCCCCGGACCGAGACCACCCCGTCCGGGGCCGTGGAGGCCGAGCTCCTGGCCGAGGTCAGGACGCTGCGTGAGGAGATCGCCGCCCTGCGCGCCTCCCTGACCGCCGCCCCCTGA
- a CDS encoding phage holin family protein, which yields MTHQPPQPPAEPAPPRPPTIGELVARISENVSALVKGEIDLAKAKGRRMAATMGVGAGLLGAAGVVALYGLGFLLGAACEALALVLPLWAAKLVVALVLFLLAAVAAYLGKRKIDAARADVPTPDKNLKEDVALLKAAASAGLEKGAEQ from the coding sequence ATGACCCACCAGCCCCCTCAGCCTCCCGCTGAGCCCGCCCCGCCCCGGCCGCCGACGATCGGCGAGCTCGTCGCGAGGATCTCCGAGAACGTCAGCGCCCTGGTCAAGGGAGAGATCGACCTCGCCAAGGCCAAGGGCAGGCGCATGGCCGCCACGATGGGTGTGGGCGCCGGCCTGCTGGGCGCGGCAGGTGTCGTCGCCCTGTACGGCCTCGGCTTCCTCCTGGGTGCCGCCTGCGAGGCGCTGGCACTCGTCCTTCCGCTGTGGGCCGCCAAGCTCGTCGTCGCCCTCGTCCTCTTCCTCCTCGCCGCCGTCGCCGCCTACCTCGGCAAGCGCAAGATCGACGCGGCCAGGGCCGACGTGCCCACCCCGGACAAGAACCTCAAGGAGGACGTCGCCTTGCTCAAGGCGGCAGCCTCCGCCGGGCTCGAGAAGGGAGCCGAGCAGTGA
- a CDS encoding DUF3618 domain-containing protein — protein sequence MSAQEPGGDTEAPATPEQIEARLRAQREELAASVDDLAARVDPRVQARAAGEQLRERAQSAGSDLRTRVSDLGERARRTVERAQEGDSEALTAVLAAAGGLVATGLVLGRLLRR from the coding sequence ATGAGCGCCCAGGAGCCCGGAGGCGACACCGAGGCGCCCGCGACCCCCGAGCAGATCGAGGCGCGGCTGCGGGCCCAGCGCGAGGAGCTCGCGGCCTCGGTCGACGACCTCGCCGCCCGGGTCGACCCGCGGGTCCAGGCGCGCGCCGCCGGTGAGCAGCTGCGCGAGAGGGCTCAGAGCGCGGGCAGCGACCTGCGCACCCGGGTCAGCGACCTGGGCGAGCGCGCCCGGCGGACCGTCGAGCGCGCCCAGGAGGGCGACTCCGAGGCGCTCACCGCGGTCCTGGCCGCCGCTGGCGGCCTCGTGGCGACCGGCCTCGTCCTGGGACGCCTCCTCAGGCGCTGA
- a CDS encoding DUF3073 domain-containing protein, whose product MGRGRQKAKATKVARKLKYFSPETDYAALERELTSASSATDADDEIDYEELASKYGVDDDEDWDDSGTSSR is encoded by the coding sequence ATGGGGCGCGGCCGTCAGAAGGCCAAGGCGACCAAGGTCGCCCGCAAGCTCAAGTACTTCAGCCCGGAGACGGACTACGCGGCTCTCGAGCGCGAGCTCACGTCCGCGTCCTCAGCCACCGACGCGGACGACGAGATCGACTACGAGGAGCTGGCCTCCAAGTACGGTGTCGACGACGACGAGGACTGGGACGACTCCGGGACGAGCAGTAGATAG